Genomic window (Tolypothrix sp. NIES-4075):
TGTCCGTGTTTGACTGTTAAAGCGCCGGCGATCGCTTGAGGGTTCAATAGTGGTTCTAATTCACAAGCTTCTTTTATAGTAAGTAATTGGGGAGGGGTAGCAACATGCTTGTATAATGCCGCTGTTGCTAGTGGATCGCTATCAACGGGAATAGTTAATAATAAATTCAATTCCCGGAATTCCATATCCGCGTCTAACTCTTGTGAGAGGATATGATGACGAGCGATCGCTTCAGTTGATAATTGCCGGGTTAGTGGTGTTGTAGCAGACCAATAAGCTAGACCACCATAACTATAGCGAGTGGCGTTGTTAGCGATCGCGTTTTGTTCTAATAATAATATTGAGAAGCCTTTTTTTATTAGTTCGTAGGCAAGTGCAGCACCAGTTATTCCACCACCAATTACAATCCAGTCGTAGGTTTTCATATAAATAATCTCACGCAGAGGCGCAAAGAAGGAGTAATGGATATTCGTTGTGAAAGTTCAGCAGATTATGCTGCAATAGCTGAGGTTAATATATTAGCTTTTGGGCAAGAGAATGAGGCAAGGCTAGTTGAGGAAATTCGTTGTTCTCAAGGTTATATTCCTCAACTTTCTTTGGTGGCAGTGGTTGATAATGTTATAGTTGGTCATATTCTTTTTAGTTATATTGATTTAATTGCTGAGGAAAGTTTACAGGTACTTGGTTTAGCACCTCTAGCGGTTATTCCACAGTTTCAAAGACTAGGTATTGGTAGCGCACTTGTAGAAGCTGGGTTGGAAAAAGCAAATGCTCTTAATGAAGCTTTAGTTATTGTATTGGGTCATCCGCACTTTTATACGCGCTTTGGTTTTCAGCCTTCAGTTAATTATAAAATTACCTCTCCTTTTCCGGTTCCAGAGGATGTATTTATGGTGAAACCACTGCAAAATTATCAGGAAAAGTATCAGGGTAAAGTTGTTTATCCTCCAGCTTTTTCAGATGTTTAAATTATAGCAAATAACAATTCAAACTCTGCGTACGTTTGCGTTAACCTCCTTTTTCCTCTGCGTTTAAAAATCAACTATTTTTGCACCCACAATACCCTTTGCTTCTAGCACAGATGCAACTTGTAAAATTAAAGCTTCGTTGTAGGGTGCAGCTATTAATTGCACTCCTAAAGGTAAGCCATTTTCCTGTTGAATTGGTACTGATAAAACGGGCAAGCCGATGAAAGATAATGGTTGAGTGTATAATCCTAAATGGGGACGGACAAGAATTTCTTCGCCATCTAAAATCATCGTTTCTTGACCAATTAATGGTGCAGGACAGGGGGTAGTTGGAGCGATAATTACATCTACATTTTGAAAGATTTCGCGGACGCGATCGCGATAC
Coding sequences:
- a CDS encoding GNAT family N-acetyltransferase, producing MDIRCESSADYAAIAEVNILAFGQENEARLVEEIRCSQGYIPQLSLVAVVDNVIVGHILFSYIDLIAEESLQVLGLAPLAVIPQFQRLGIGSALVEAGLEKANALNEALVIVLGHPHFYTRFGFQPSVNYKITSPFPVPEDVFMVKPLQNYQEKYQGKVVYPPAFSDV